The genomic stretch AACCGCGTCATCGGCTCCGACCGGCTCATCGTTTCGGACGTGCCGGGCACCACGCGCGAGGCGGTCGATCTCGACTTCGACTACAAGTCGAAGAAGGGCGAAGTCTGGAAATTCTCGCTCACGGACACGGCCGGTCTGAAGAAGAGCACCAAGCTCGCCTCGCCCGTGGAGTACTTCTCGCAACTGCGTTCGGTCGACGCGATCGGGCGCGCCGACGTCGTGTACCTCGTGCTCGATGCCGTCGACGGCGTGGGCGCGCAGGACAAGGCGATCGCGGGCGAAGCGGTCAAGGCTCACAAACCCCTCATCGTCGTCGTTAACAAGTGGGACCTCGGCCGCAAGGCCTTCGCCGAGGGAAGGGTCGCGAAGTACGAGACCGAGGACCATTTCCGTAAGGCCTTTGCCGAGGCGGTCGAGAGCATGATCTTCTTCAGCCCGGGCTCGCCGGTGTTGTTCACGTCGGCGATCACGGGTTTTCAGATCGAGGCCATGCTGCGTGCCGCGCGCAAACTCGACGGACGCCTCGACCAACAACTGCCCACCGGCGAACTCAATCGCGTGATCACGCGCGTGACCGAGAAGATGCCGCCGCCGAAGGTCGACGGCATCCGCTTCCGCATCTACTACGCCGTGCAGACCGGCACGCGTCCGTACCGCATCAAACTCTTCTGCAACCAGACGCGTCGTCTCGGCGAGAGCTACCGTCGCTACCTCGAGCGCGGCGTGGTCGAGGAGTTCGACCTGCAAGGTTGCCCGGTGCATTTCGATCTCGTGGGCAAAGAGCCGCGCGATTGAGGGACGGCCCGGCCGGCGCGCAGGCCTACGCGAGTTGCTCCGTACATCACGCGCGCGTATCCGTTTTCCGAATATGGCCACCAGACTGATCTTCATGGGCTCCGACGCGATCGCGTTGCCCGCGCTCGAATGGATCGTGGGCGAGGGGCACGACACGGCCGAACTCGTTGCCGTCTACACGCAGCCCGATCGTCCGCACGGGCGGGGCCAGAAGGCGCTGCCCAACGCGATCAAGACCTGGGCGCTCGCGCGCGGTCTGCCGGTGCTCCAACCGGAGCGGCTCGGTGCGGAGGCGTTCGCGCAATTCACCGCGCTCGCGCCGGACGCCGTGCTCGTCATGGCCTACGGGCACATCCTGCGGCAGCAGTGGATCGATGCGCCGCGCTTCTCCATCTGGAATCTCCACGCCTCGCTCCTCCCGCGTTATCGCGGAGCATCGCCGATCCAGGGCGCGATCGTAAACGGCGACGATGCGTCCGGCGTGTGCCTCATGCGCATCGTGCGCGAACTCGACGCCGGGCCCGTGCTCGATCGCGAGTCCGTGCCGATCGAGCCGTGCGACACGGGGGCCGATCTCGAGGCGAAACTCGCGGCCTGTTGCGTGCCGTTGTTACGGCGGAGCCTTTCGCGCGCGCTCGTGTCGGAGCCCGCCGTGGTGGAACAAGAACATGCGGCGGCCACGTTCACGCGGAGACTGCGGAAGGAAGACGGTCGGATCGACTGGACCGCCCCGGCCGCGATCGTGGCGCGCCGGATCAACGGACTGTTCCCGTGGCCCAGCGTCGCGATCGAACTCGCCGGAACGTCCGTGCGCGTCGGCCTCGCCGAGGTGGAGCAAACGGCGGAGCCGATGCCGGGCGTCGCGGGCGAAGTGCTCCCGGCGAGCGGGGGAGGTGTCGACGCCTTGCGTGTGCGTGCGGGCGACGGTGGCGTCGTACGGTTGTTACGGCTCCAGCGACCGGGCGGCCGGATGTTGCCGGCGGCCGAGTTTCTCCGCGGTCTGCCGGTCGCGGCGGGCTCCGTGATCCCGTCCGCACCGATGCCGGAACTCGTCGCCGCGCAACCTTGGAAAGGATGAGATTGTCGACGTGAACCGGTTCGCCCACGTTGCAGACATGAAGCCCCGTTTTTCCCGCCTCTCCTTCGCGCTGACGCTCGCCGCGCTCGTCACGGGAGCAGGCGTCACCTCCCTTTCCGCGCAATCGAGTGACGCCATGGCGATCGCCGGCCTGCGCGAAGACATCCGCATCCTCGACGAACGCACGCGCGCCCTCACGGTCGAGATGGATCAGATGCGGCGCGACAATGCTGCGCTCCGCGACCTCGTGCAGAAGCAGACCAGCTCGCAATACGTCACGTTGGCGCAGTTCAACACCGCGATCTCCGAGCTCGAGCGTGCCCTGCGCTCCGGCGACAAAGATCTCGCCGTGCAACTCACGCAGCAGATGGAGCGGCTCGCCAAGCAAACGCAGTCGGCTCTCGATGCGCTCGCCAAGAGCGCCTCCACACGCACGCCGGCGCCGCAGATGCAGTTCACGCCACTGCCGACCGACGTGAAGGGCGTCGTCTACGTCGTGCAGCCGGGCGACACCCTCTCTTCGATCGCCACCAAGCACGGCGCGCAGATTCGCGACATCCAGAACGCCAACCAGATCGCCGACCCCCGGACGCTCCAAGCCGGCCAGTCGCTCTTCATCCCGCAGCGCTGATTCCACATTCATGGCCACTCCTCCGAAATCACGTCTCGGTCGCGGACTCGGCGCCATCATCACCGGCGGCGGCGCGGTCAAGAAGAACGAAACGCCTCCTCCGGCCAAACCCGCTCCTGCTGCCAAGCCGGAGGCCCCCGCTCCGACTGCTGCCCCCTCCAAACCGACGCCTCCGACCGTGGCACCGGCGAAGCCGCAAGCGACGGGTGCCGCAACGGCCGCGCTCGTAGCGCCGGTCGAGCCGGTCAAGCCGACGCTCGGCTACCGCGAACTCCCCGTCTCCGCGATCGAGCCCAACCCGTATCAGCCGCGGCGCGAGTTTCGTCCCGAGCACATCGAAGAGCTGGCCGAGAGCATCCGTGCCGAGGGCCTGCTTCAGCCGGTCGTGGTGCGGGCGGCAGGCGACAAGTTTCAACTCATCGCGGGCGAGCGCCGCTGGCGCGCGTTTCAGAAGCTCAAGCTCAAGACCATCCCCGCGCGTATCGTCGAAGCGAGCAACTCCTCGGCTGCGTCGATGGCGTTGATCGAGAATCTCCAGCGCGAGGGCCTCAACCCGATCGAAGAGGCACACGGTTACGCCAGCCTCATCCGCGACTTCGACCTCACCCAGGAACAGGTCGGCGAGCGAGTCGGCAAGGGCCGCGCGACGGTCGCCAACTCGCTTCGGCTGCTCGGTCTCGCCGAAGAACTGCAAGGCTACCTCGGCACGGGATTGCTCTCGACCGGGCACGCCAAGGTGCTCCTCGGTCTCGGCGAGGCGCAGGAGCAGGTCCTGCTCGCGCGGCGCGTGATCGAGCAGGGATTGAGCGTCCGCGCTACCGAGGCTCTCGTCACCTCGTGGGGTCGGCAGAAGGGCACGCGTGCCGGCACCGGGCGCGCCACGCCGGCCGCGGAGGCGACCGCCATCGCCGATATCCAACGGCGTTTCTCCTCGTTCGTGAACGCGCGCGTGGAACTGAAGCACGCGCCGAAGAAGGGCAGGATCATCATCGAATACCAAGGCAACGAGGACCTGCAGCGCATCCTCGAGAAGCTCGGCGTCGGCAGCTGAACCTCGTCCGGAGACCACGATCATGGGCGTACGCAAGGGGTGCGGTTGTCTCGGATTGGGGAGCGTCTTCGTGCTCCTGCTCACCGTCGGGCTCGTGGTGGGCGGCGTGGTCTGGTTCGCGCAGTCCGCATGGTTGTTGAACCGTATCACCGGTTCGGATACACCCGCGGCGGAGGGGTTGAAGATCGTGGGCTGGGGCTCCGTCCTCGAGGGCAAGGTCCGAGTCGAGGTGCCCGATGAACTCTGGCAGAAGGAGGTGGCCGCGATGTTTCCGATCGACGAGGACGTCGCCGGCTTCGTGAAGCTTCAGTTGCGCAACCCGCGTTTCGTGCCCGACGCCGATCCCTCGTGGTTGCGACTCGAGCTCGATCTCGTGGCGCGAGTCTCCAGCGCGAGCAACGAGTCCTTCCCCGGTCGAGCCGCGCTACGCACGCAGTTGAAGCTCGACCGCGGTGCGAAGGCCGTGGTCTTGAGCGGAGCCGAGTTGGTGGAGTTCACCTTTACCGGCGAAGCGGGCCGGCTCGTCGGTGCGCTGCAAGGCGTGTTGGCGGAGACGTTCGCCGACCAGCTCACGGATTTTCCCGTGTTCGACCTTCCGGACGATCCGAAGGGGATCGAGAAGACCGTGGTCGACCGGATCAGTGGTGTGAGCGTGGTCGACCACAAGGTCGTGCTCGAACTCGGCGGGTGAGCCGCCCCCACACGCTCACTGGCCAATTGAGCCTCGACGGCGCAGGTGCTTGCGCATGACGACGGCGCTCGCGGGGCAGACGCCGGCGAACTCCGAGGTCTCGCGCAGCGCGAGGGGCGCGTCGTCGCGGAGGATGCGTTCGAAGCCCATGCGACCGAAGGCGGCCTCGGCCGTGGTGGTGAGCAGGAAGAGTTCGTGGACCTGGAGTTGCGCGGCGATCCGCTCGATCTCCGCGAGCAGGGCACGAGCGACGCCGTGTCGGCGCTGGGCTGGAACGACGGCGACCGAGCGCAGCAGGGCGATGTCGCCGAGCGGCTCGACGGCGGCACACCCGACACGCTCGGTGCCGCGCGAGGCGACGATGAAGTGGATGAGCGGGCGCGTCGCGATGTCGGCCGTAGGGAGATTTTCACTACGCAACATGTCCAGGACGTGCGGAAGATCTTCGTCGCGCGCCGGGGCGACGGTGAACGTGGATGCCATGTCGGCACCGTCGCAGGTGCATGCGCATGTGTCGACACGGCGTGGCTGCATCTCGATCACGTGGCCGTAAGAGTCCGTCTCGAAGCGACAGCAGGCGAGCATCCTTTCACGCAGCATCGCGCGGCCGCGGGTGAGGCGCGACTTGGCCGCGGTGAGCGAGAGGCCTAGGCGTTCGGCGATGCGGGCGGCGGTCAGGCCGTGAAACTCGGAAAGCAGGAGCGGCTCGCGGTAGTGCTCGGGCAACGACGCGAGGAAGGCGCGGACCGACGTGCGCAGGTCCTGCGCGACTTCGTCGCGTGGAGCGATCGATTCGACGAGTTCGGCTGGAAGTTCCTCGGAGGGCCGGCGGCTGCGGTAGTGGTCGACGATGGTGGCGCGGGCGGTCTGGTAGATCCACGCCTCGAGGCGAGCGGGATCGCGGAGACGGCCGCGGGAGCGGAAGACCTTGAGCAACACGTCGTGCACGACGTCGTCCGCGTCCGAAGGGTTGTTCACCCGGGCACGCACGAACGCGCGCAGCTTGTCCGCGAAGGCGAGCACGCCCGTCTCGAACGAGCGGCTCGCGGGGGTTTCCGTCGTGTCCGGTGGCGTGGCGACGAGGCTCATGGTTTGCGCGCTTCGATCAACGCGGAGACGATGATGTCGCCGAGGCGCATGCCGTCCATCCAGGTGTCGATGACTTTACGCGAGTCCTCGCGGGGCGCGATGCGCACGTCCACGAATCCGGCCTCGGCGAGCCAAGTGCGGATGTCGTCGATCGTCTCGGCTCCGGCGATGCAGCGGGTGACTTGCTCGAAGTCCTCGCGCATCGACGCGGGGATCGGGGCTCGGGCGACGACATCGGAGATCGAGAGACGACCGCCGGGTTTCAGGGCACGAAACGCTTCGCGAAACACGCGCGGTTTGTCGGGCGAGAGATTGATCACGCAGTTGGAGATGATCAGGTCGGCGGTGCCGTCGGCGATGGGAAGGGCCTCGATCTCGCCGAGACGGAATTCGACGTTGGCGTGGCCGGACCGGGCGGCGTTGCGACGCGCCTTGGAAATCATGGCGGGTGTCATGTCGACGCCGATCACACGGCCCGTGCCGGCGAGTTGGTTGGCGGCGAGAAAGCAGTCGAATCCCGCTCCGCTGCCGAGGTCGACGACGGTCTCACCGGCACGAATGGAGGCGATGGCGATCGGGTTGCCGCATCCGAGGCCTAGATTAGAACCGGCGGGGACGGCGGTCGTGTCGTTGGCGGAGTAGCCGAGTTGTTCGGCGTAGGCGGTTTCGTCGAGCTGCGTGGTCGCGTCCTCGGAGGCCGACGAGCAGCAGGTAGGGGTGCAGCCGCAGCCGGATGCGTCGGAGTCGCGCAGGGCGATGGAGGCGTAGCGTTCACGGACGGCTTCGCGGACGTTGTCTTGGCGCAGGGACTCGGTGGCGGTGTCTTGTGTCATGGAGGTGTCTCGGCTGGGTTGGTCTTGTTTTCGAGCAAGTAGACGGAGCCGGCGCGGAAAGGACGCAGGGTATTTTCCGTCTCTCGGAACCCTGCCGGTAAGAGATCCCCTGATCGTCGCACTCGCGTCGGGTTGGCGCTCGCGAAACCCGGCGCAGAAGAGCAGCGTAGAAGGGTGTCGGCGCGTGGCGGCGAAGAAACTCGGCAAGGGTGGTGTGGGCGTGTGATTTGCGCGCTCGCTGCACTCGCGTTCGGATTGGTGCACCCGGCCTGTAGGAGCGAACGTGTGGAAGCCGGTACCGAGGCAATCCCGCCGGTCGAGGCTACCGCAGCGCACCCTCGCGTGGCTCGCATCGACGACGCAGCAGATGCGGCGAAGCGAGTGGAGGCACTCGTGGCCGAGAGCGATGCGCGCGGGGTGTGGCAGTTCGACAAGCGCTGGGAGGTGGCGATCAACGCGGTCGCTCCCGAAGACATGCCACGTCTGTTGGAGCGTGTAGAGCGGTGCGTGACGCCGGCAGTGCGACAATTGGTGCGGGAGGCGTTGATCAGTCGATGGGCGGAGGAAGAGCCGAGAGGTGCCATCGCATGGGCGGCAGCGATCGGGAATCCGGCGCAACGAGCGATGGCATTGAAACACGCCGCGCACGGGTGGGCGTATGTCGATGCGCTCGCGGCGGGAGACTGGGTTGCGGGTCTCGAAGGAGCGGATCGTGTGGCGGCCGCGCAAGGGGTGGCGGCGTTCTTGGCGGTCGTGGATCCGGAACGCGCGGCGCAGTTGGTCGTCGAGACGGCGGGTGCGACATCCGGATGGGACGCGGTCGCCAAGGTGTTCGAGACTTGGGCGGCGCGGGAGCCGCAAGCGGCGCGGAAAGGGACCGTCGGTTTGGCGGCGGAAATCCGACCGGCCGCCTACGCAGG from Opitutales bacterium ASA1 encodes the following:
- the fmt gene encoding methionyl-tRNA formyltransferase, which translates into the protein MATRLIFMGSDAIALPALEWIVGEGHDTAELVAVYTQPDRPHGRGQKALPNAIKTWALARGLPVLQPERLGAEAFAQFTALAPDAVLVMAYGHILRQQWIDAPRFSIWNLHASLLPRYRGASPIQGAIVNGDDASGVCLMRIVRELDAGPVLDRESVPIEPCDTGADLEAKLAACCVPLLRRSLSRALVSEPAVVEQEHAAATFTRRLRKEDGRIDWTAPAAIVARRINGLFPWPSVAIELAGTSVRVGLAEVEQTAEPMPGVAGEVLPASGGGVDALRVRAGDGGVVRLLRLQRPGGRMLPAAEFLRGLPVAAGSVIPSAPMPELVAAQPWKG
- the der gene encoding ribosome biogenesis GTPase Der; translated protein: MSPIVAIVGRPNVGKSRLFNRLTRRRISIVHDHPGVTRDIISADVDGYTLLDTGGFGLAPGDTPSKIIKAVDAQVMFAVEMAHLILFVVDAQQGVAPMDEDIAKRLRKSGKRVVLVVNKVDHPRHDAAVSDAFRLGLGQPVAVSAEHGLGEEDVRLRVTRALDLPDDAPEAEPVAEADRRLRICFIGRPNVGKSSIANRVIGSDRLIVSDVPGTTREAVDLDFDYKSKKGEVWKFSLTDTAGLKKSTKLASPVEYFSQLRSVDAIGRADVVYLVLDAVDGVGAQDKAIAGEAVKAHKPLIVVVNKWDLGRKAFAEGRVAKYETEDHFRKAFAEAVESMIFFSPGSPVLFTSAITGFQIEAMLRAARKLDGRLDQQLPTGELNRVITRVTEKMPPPKVDGIRFRIYYAVQTGTRPYRIKLFCNQTRRLGESYRRYLERGVVEEFDLQGCPVHFDLVGKEPRD
- a CDS encoding arsenite methyltransferase, which produces MTQDTATESLRQDNVREAVRERYASIALRDSDASGCGCTPTCCSSASEDATTQLDETAYAEQLGYSANDTTAVPAGSNLGLGCGNPIAIASIRAGETVVDLGSGAGFDCFLAANQLAGTGRVIGVDMTPAMISKARRNAARSGHANVEFRLGEIEALPIADGTADLIISNCVINLSPDKPRVFREAFRALKPGGRLSISDVVARAPIPASMREDFEQVTRCIAGAETIDDIRTWLAEAGFVDVRIAPREDSRKVIDTWMDGMRLGDIIVSALIEARKP